A genomic segment from Nitrosopumilus sp. K4 encodes:
- a CDS encoding FAD-dependent thymidylate synthase: protein MSEFSDKEKKILSDHFSNTDGDVFAIITPQQVDRGALMSRYSRTDKSMRRIFLDEFLQNKNRGEEFYNRVLLEYGDDSVAELGEAQIAIEGLSNIAVKKIEDRRIGLSYLEKSSRYVAWNKKINGKYRFYRDPQIMNSKFADLYLDTCNFSFDVYSRNIEPMINYVREKYPIEKYTFKDSRDGKEKSFSKLKNEKDIKSANMIYKGSTKAKALDILRGLLPASTLTNVGITGNGRAFEYLLTVLGSSELKEEQELASKIKKELDTTIKSFVRRADDKYGKALQKYLKDIKKTSKKIVQKQIKPKIITGAHTKLVDYESEKNALDKIVTSIMYEQSPSTSYHNILQQVKKMSIQNKEKIINSFVTLRKNRRHRPPRAFESAYYTFDLLNNFGMFRDFHRHRALTLERQLLTTDHGYNMPEEIKILGIDKDYKECMAKTKETFDKMRTKFPEQSQYVVNFAYNYQYFMKFNLREACHLIELRTVPQGHIDYRRVAQQMFKEINRVHPKLSKIIKFADMKEYDLERFESEKRTEEKRKKLNR from the coding sequence TTGTCAGAGTTTTCAGATAAAGAAAAAAAGATTCTATCAGATCACTTTTCAAATACAGACGGAGACGTATTTGCAATAATAACCCCACAACAAGTTGATCGAGGAGCTCTCATGTCAAGATACAGTCGGACAGACAAGAGCATGCGACGAATTTTCTTAGATGAATTTTTACAAAATAAAAACCGCGGTGAGGAATTTTACAACAGAGTGCTTTTAGAGTACGGAGATGATTCAGTTGCAGAGTTAGGCGAAGCCCAAATCGCAATAGAAGGATTATCAAACATTGCAGTAAAAAAAATCGAAGATAGACGGATAGGATTATCATATTTAGAAAAATCATCAAGATACGTTGCATGGAATAAAAAAATTAATGGTAAGTACAGATTTTACAGAGATCCACAAATTATGAATTCAAAATTTGCAGATTTGTATTTAGATACATGTAATTTTTCATTTGATGTTTATTCAAGAAACATCGAGCCAATGATAAATTATGTAAGAGAAAAATACCCTATTGAAAAATATACTTTCAAAGATTCCAGAGACGGTAAAGAAAAATCATTTTCAAAATTAAAAAATGAAAAAGATATCAAATCTGCAAACATGATTTACAAAGGATCTACAAAAGCCAAAGCATTAGATATTCTGAGAGGACTTTTACCAGCTTCAACTCTTACAAACGTAGGTATTACAGGAAACGGCAGAGCCTTTGAATATTTGCTCACAGTTTTAGGCTCATCTGAGCTTAAAGAAGAGCAAGAGTTAGCCTCAAAAATCAAAAAAGAGTTAGACACCACAATCAAATCATTTGTGCGAAGAGCCGATGACAAATATGGAAAAGCATTACAGAAATATCTCAAAGACATCAAAAAGACTTCAAAAAAGATTGTACAAAAACAAATCAAACCAAAAATCATCACAGGGGCACATACAAAGCTTGTAGATTACGAATCAGAAAAAAACGCACTTGACAAGATTGTCACAAGTATAATGTATGAGCAATCACCAAGCACATCCTACCACAATATTTTGCAACAAGTAAAAAAGATGTCAATTCAAAACAAGGAAAAAATCATCAATTCGTTTGTAACATTAAGAAAAAATCGCAGGCACAGGCCACCTAGAGCATTTGAAAGTGCATACTATACATTTGATTTATTAAATAACTTTGGAATGTTCAGAGACTTTCACAGACATAGGGCATTAACACTAGAAAGGCAACTCCTAACAACAGACCATGGATACAACATGCCAGAGGAAATCAAAATTTTAGGAATTGACAAAGATTACAAAGAGTGCATGGCAAAAACAAAAGAAACATTTGATAAGATGAGAACAAAATTTCCCGAACAATCCCAATACGTTGTTAACTTTGCATACAATTATCAGTATTTTATGAAATTTAATTTGCGAGAAGCATGTCATCTTATAGAATTAAGAACTGTTCCTCAAGGACATATTGATTATAGAAGGGTGGCACAGCAAATGTTCAAAGAAATCAACAGAGTACATCCAAAGCTATCTAAGATCATAAAATTTGCAGACATGAAAGAGTATGATCTTGAAAGATTTGAATCAGAAAAAAGAACTGAAGAAAAAAGAAAAAAGCTAAATAGATAA
- a CDS encoding PUA domain-containing protein translates to MKSNLISKSETSALLKEVSDKWGVEFPKIKNLKVHQITDDAQIITGNGIKILKTEEDYLPFLSETDTLEKFPYVMVDMGAVKFMCKGANVMRPGIKNNSEFQKDKIVCIVEESQHKFLAVGKALVSSDELENMEKGEVIKNLHYISDKFWEIGKTIYD, encoded by the coding sequence TTGAAATCAAATCTAATTTCAAAAAGTGAGACATCTGCATTATTAAAAGAGGTGTCAGACAAATGGGGGGTTGAATTTCCAAAAATAAAAAATCTCAAAGTTCATCAAATAACAGATGATGCACAAATTATCACAGGAAATGGAATCAAAATACTAAAAACAGAAGAAGATTATCTCCCATTCTTATCAGAAACGGACACTTTGGAAAAATTTCCATATGTTATGGTAGACATGGGAGCTGTAAAATTCATGTGTAAGGGAGCAAATGTCATGAGGCCAGGAATTAAAAATAACTCAGAGTTCCAAAAAGATAAAATTGTATGCATAGTTGAAGAATCACAACATAAATTTTTAGCAGTTGGAAAAGCGCTTGTTTCTAGTGATGAATTGGAAAATATGGAAAAAGGTGAAGTGATAAAAAACCTTCATTACATCTCAGATAAATTCTGGGAGATTGGAAAAACAATTTATGATTAA
- a CDS encoding proteasome subunit beta: MSMYMPGATAVGITFDGGIVLASEKRIAFGNFLVSKSSKKTFPITPKVGATCAGLVADMQILSLQIAALAKIRKMELKRDVPPNTVAKMMSNMMYERRFFPLLTQVIVGGVVGKPIMYTLDPLGSVLPDEYAAVGTGAEMALGVLDPQFKPNMTKEEAIDLAKKAVRAAALRDSASGDGLDILVITEQGTEEFTEKI; encoded by the coding sequence ATGTCTATGTACATGCCAGGTGCAACGGCTGTAGGGATTACTTTTGACGGCGGAATTGTACTTGCCAGTGAAAAAAGGATCGCATTTGGAAATTTCCTTGTAAGTAAGTCTTCGAAGAAAACTTTCCCAATAACACCCAAAGTTGGTGCAACTTGTGCTGGTCTTGTAGCAGACATGCAAATTTTATCATTGCAAATTGCAGCATTGGCAAAAATTAGAAAGATGGAACTCAAAAGAGATGTTCCTCCAAATACTGTTGCCAAGATGATGTCAAACATGATGTATGAAAGAAGATTTTTCCCTCTTTTGACTCAGGTAATAGTGGGTGGAGTAGTTGGCAAACCTATCATGTATACTTTGGATCCGTTAGGCTCTGTCCTACCTGATGAATATGCTGCAGTTGGAACTGGCGCTGAAATGGCACTTGGTGTTTTGGATCCTCAGTTCAAACCAAACATGACAAAAGAAGAAGCAATTGATTTGGCAAAAAAGGCAGTACGTGCAGCAGCATTAAGAGATTCTGCAAGCGGTGATGGACTCGACATTCTTGTAATTACAGAGCAAGGAACTGAAGAGTTTACTGAAAAAATTTAA
- a CDS encoding homoserine dehydrogenase: MRIILCGFGVVGQSLVKLFVSRSEDLYAKYGLKPRVVGVFDSKGSAVDQSGLDLEKLISVKKDTGTVKNYAKTKNNWSGIDMIKNLEADVLIETTASNYKDAEPGMTHITNAMKHRMHVISVNKGPLALAFPSLMELATYNQVMFKFSGTVGGGTPILNYAKNSLKGERITSFAGILNGTTNYILTNMANGLSFEEALKDAKNKGYVEADESLDLDGLDAAAKLVILANWVMDLKVTMPDIKCTGIRKVTTEDIEKATKNKCAVKLIASCNKELEVAPIEVSVDDPLCVNGTLNAIAFTSEHSGTQTIIGRGAGGIETASSILRDLLDIRQEIARS; the protein is encoded by the coding sequence TTGAGAATAATACTTTGTGGATTTGGTGTTGTTGGCCAAAGTTTAGTTAAATTGTTTGTTTCAAGATCTGAAGACCTCTATGCAAAATACGGTCTAAAGCCAAGAGTAGTAGGGGTTTTTGATAGTAAAGGAAGTGCAGTTGATCAATCAGGATTAGACTTGGAGAAATTAATCTCTGTAAAAAAAGACACTGGAACTGTAAAAAACTATGCAAAAACAAAAAACAACTGGTCTGGAATAGACATGATAAAAAACCTTGAAGCAGATGTGTTAATTGAGACCACAGCAAGCAACTACAAAGATGCAGAACCTGGAATGACACACATCACAAATGCAATGAAACACAGAATGCATGTAATTTCAGTCAACAAAGGACCGCTAGCCTTAGCATTTCCATCACTCATGGAATTGGCAACATACAATCAGGTAATGTTCAAGTTTAGCGGGACTGTTGGGGGAGGAACTCCAATTCTAAACTATGCAAAAAACAGCTTAAAAGGAGAAAGAATTACATCATTTGCAGGAATCCTAAATGGAACGACAAATTATATTTTAACAAACATGGCAAATGGCCTGTCATTTGAGGAGGCACTCAAAGACGCCAAAAATAAAGGGTACGTAGAAGCAGATGAATCACTAGATTTAGACGGATTAGATGCTGCTGCAAAACTAGTAATTCTTGCAAATTGGGTTATGGATTTGAAAGTCACAATGCCAGACATAAAGTGCACTGGAATTAGAAAAGTGACTACAGAAGATATCGAAAAAGCTACAAAAAACAAATGTGCGGTAAAACTAATTGCATCATGCAATAAGGAATTAGAAGTAGCACCAATAGAAGTATCAGTAGATGATCCACTTTGCGTTAATGGAACACTAAATGCAATTGCATTTACATCAGAGCATTCAGGAACACAGACAATTATTGGAAGAGGAGCAGGAGGAATAGAGACGGCCAGTTCAATCCTACGAGACTTGCTAGACATCAGACAAGAGATTGCAAGAAGTTGA
- a CDS encoding Lrp/AsnC ligand binding domain-containing protein produces the protein MNDYTCTCDCGCQNSSGEYLCRTCKIGMCASNSAYLLIICNEGKLGDVLSEIKILTDVKEVQETCGAYDIIAKIESITSNHLQKFLIKKIQNLANVRSAMTLHCKSSFTS, from the coding sequence ATGAATGATTATACGTGCACCTGTGATTGTGGGTGCCAAAACTCTTCTGGTGAATATCTTTGTAGAACATGTAAGATTGGCATGTGTGCATCAAATTCTGCATACCTCTTAATCATATGTAATGAAGGAAAACTCGGAGATGTGCTGTCCGAAATCAAAATTCTGACAGATGTAAAAGAAGTTCAAGAGACATGCGGCGCATATGATATTATTGCAAAGATTGAGTCCATTACCTCTAATCATTTACAAAAATTCTTAATCAAAAAAATACAAAATCTGGCAAATGTTCGAAGTGCCATGACCTTACACTGCAAGTCCTCTTTCACTAGTTGA
- the fen gene encoding flap endonuclease-1, which produces MGLNLKGLVDKEKTKLESFANKVIAIDAYNAIYQFLAIIRGPDGMQLSDSEGRITSHLSGLLYRNINFLSLGIKPVYVFDGKPPSLKTAEIERRKQIKKDATVKYEKAIAEGNLEDARKFAQQTTSMKDGMVEDSKTLLKHFGIPYIDAPSEGEATAAHLTNTGQAYASASQDYDSILFGAKRLVRNFTNSGRRKIPNRNSYIDIEPEIIETQKILDSLEITREELVDVGILIGTDFNPDGFERIGPKTALKMIKQHSRLEDIPQIQEQLNEIDYEQIRKIFLEPQVAKVEEIKFDEVNYNAITNYLVNERSFSEDRIQSSLNRLKKALEKKSQNLDQWF; this is translated from the coding sequence ATGGGTCTGAATCTGAAAGGACTAGTAGACAAAGAAAAAACAAAGTTAGAGTCATTTGCAAACAAAGTCATAGCAATTGATGCATACAATGCAATTTACCAATTTTTGGCTATAATCCGAGGTCCAGATGGCATGCAATTATCAGATTCAGAGGGGAGAATCACCAGTCATCTGAGTGGATTATTGTATAGAAATATCAATTTCTTGTCTCTAGGAATAAAACCAGTGTATGTATTTGATGGAAAACCACCGTCACTAAAGACAGCAGAGATAGAAAGAAGAAAGCAGATCAAAAAGGATGCTACTGTAAAATATGAAAAAGCCATTGCAGAGGGAAATCTAGAAGATGCAAGAAAATTTGCACAGCAGACAACAAGCATGAAAGATGGCATGGTAGAAGACTCTAAGACGCTTTTGAAGCATTTTGGAATTCCATATATTGATGCACCATCAGAAGGAGAAGCAACTGCAGCACATTTGACAAACACAGGACAGGCATATGCATCTGCAAGTCAAGATTACGATTCAATTTTGTTTGGTGCAAAAAGACTAGTAAGGAATTTTACAAACAGTGGAAGAAGAAAAATTCCAAACAGAAATAGCTACATAGACATAGAACCAGAAATTATCGAAACACAGAAAATTCTAGATTCATTAGAAATTACAAGAGAAGAGTTAGTAGATGTAGGTATTTTGATCGGTACTGATTTTAATCCAGATGGTTTTGAAAGAATAGGCCCAAAGACAGCATTGAAAATGATCAAACAGCATTCAAGACTAGAAGACATTCCGCAAATACAAGAACAATTAAACGAAATAGACTACGAGCAAATCAGAAAAATATTCCTAGAGCCACAAGTGGCAAAAGTAGAGGAAATAAAATTTGACGAAGTCAACTATAATGCAATAACAAATTATCTAGTAAATGAGAGGAGTTTTTCAGAAGACAGAATTCAATCTTCCCTGAATAGATTAAAAAAAGCACTAGAAAAGAAAAGCCAAAATCTAGATCAGTGGTTCTAG
- a CDS encoding translation initiation factor eIF-1A translates to MGKRQVKNESALKEIRMPEEEGEMFGRVIKMMGGENVMVKCEDNVARRGRIRGKLKRRVWIRDNDIVIIAPWDFGKEERGDILWRYTLPQVQWLKENKHIPLDF, encoded by the coding sequence TTGGGAAAACGTCAAGTAAAAAATGAAAGTGCATTAAAAGAAATCAGAATGCCAGAAGAAGAAGGAGAAATGTTTGGCAGAGTAATCAAGATGATGGGGGGAGAAAACGTCATGGTAAAATGCGAAGACAATGTTGCGCGAAGAGGAAGAATCAGAGGAAAATTGAAACGACGAGTATGGATACGAGATAACGACATAGTGATAATTGCACCTTGGGATTTTGGAAAAGAAGAGAGAGGAGACATATTATGGAGATACACATTACCGCAAGTACAGTGGTTAAAAGAGAATAAGCATATACCATTAGATTTTTAA
- the msrB gene encoding peptide-methionine (R)-S-oxide reductase MsrB, which translates to MTDRISKTREEWKKVLTPEQYEICINKGTEPPFSGKYCDSKENGVYKCVCCGEELFKSDTKFDSGSGWPSFWQPIADEKIEYVSDTSCGMVRTEVNCNKCGAHLGHVFDDGPKPTNQRYCINSVSLDLSKDKQ; encoded by the coding sequence ATGACAGATAGAATTTCAAAAACACGTGAAGAATGGAAGAAGGTACTCACACCAGAGCAGTATGAGATATGCATCAACAAGGGAACAGAGCCACCATTTAGTGGAAAGTATTGTGATAGTAAAGAGAACGGCGTATACAAATGTGTGTGTTGTGGAGAAGAATTATTCAAATCAGATACAAAATTTGATTCTGGATCAGGTTGGCCAAGTTTTTGGCAGCCAATAGCAGATGAAAAGATAGAATATGTATCAGATACGTCTTGTGGAATGGTAAGAACAGAAGTAAACTGCAACAAATGCGGAGCGCATTTAGGACATGTTTTTGATGACGGTCCAAAACCAACTAATCAAAGGTATTGTATCAACTCTGTTTCATTGGATTTGAGTAAAGACAAGCAATAG
- a CDS encoding DoxX family protein has protein sequence MATSEISKKSLVDISFMGLRSSIGVIFIVAGMSKLGNPGFGGFLSNIGLPAEMHILIALAEIVPGILLIIGVLSRISASLLSIIMLGAIFLVKEAQSLTGDGGYRIDLILLAACLVIIAGGPGRVSLSHIVKKLPRCLH, from the coding sequence ATGGCTACTAGCGAGATTAGTAAAAAGAGTTTAGTAGACATTTCGTTTATGGGATTAAGATCATCAATTGGTGTAATCTTTATTGTTGCAGGCATGTCAAAGTTAGGCAATCCAGGATTTGGAGGTTTCTTGAGCAACATCGGATTACCAGCAGAGATGCACATTCTCATTGCACTTGCAGAAATTGTGCCAGGGATTCTTTTGATTATCGGGGTTTTGAGTAGAATCTCTGCATCATTGTTATCAATAATCATGCTAGGGGCAATTTTCCTAGTCAAGGAAGCTCAAAGCCTAACAGGGGATGGAGGATACAGAATTGACTTGATTTTACTTGCTGCATGTCTTGTAATTATTGCAGGAGGTCCAGGCAGAGTATCATTATCTCATATCGTAAAGAAACTACCAAGATGTCTTCATTAA
- the acs gene encoding acetate--CoA ligase encodes MPETYEIGLGNYDTETRKSAESDFVSFWGKQAESLHWFSKWNNVLDWDPPFAKWFVGGKINASYNALDVHQEKRASKPAILWEGENGESRTLTYRDLWVQVQKLANALKSLGVEKEDRVTIYLPMVPELPIAMLACSRIGATHTVVFSGFSASSIRDRIDDSKSKIVITADGGYRRGNIVKLKDVVDEAIKDFDFVKNVIVLERTKNQITINQKDKLWKDLMNNASENCEAEPLDSLHPLYILYTSGTTGKPKGVLHGTGGYLTHLHSTFKWAFDIKDSDVFFCTADIGWVTGHSYVVYAPLLHGATEVMYEGAPDFPDASRMWDVIQKYKVSIFYTTPTALRMFMKFGDDIPNSFDLSSIRLLGTVGEPINPEVWKWYYRVIGKEKCPIIDTWWQTETGGMMISPLPGLETIPLKPGSGTNPVPGVFISVVDEKGDDVPANTKGYLVIKKPWPGMLLTLWGDDEKYKNVYWSKYKNCYYPGDYAIKDEDGYFWLLGRADDVLKVAGHRIGTAELESCIVSHEDVAESAVCGIPDEVKGEVIISFVVLKENCSKPSTELKKELIAKIRNDIGAIATPKEIYFVSKLPKTRSGKIMRRLLKAIASNDKIGDVSTLEDGAAVTEVQNAFEELQKSMKK; translated from the coding sequence ATGCCTGAAACCTATGAAATTGGGCTTGGAAATTATGATACTGAGACTCGAAAATCAGCCGAATCTGATTTTGTGTCTTTTTGGGGAAAACAGGCCGAATCCCTCCATTGGTTTTCAAAATGGAACAATGTTTTGGATTGGGATCCTCCCTTTGCAAAATGGTTTGTTGGTGGAAAAATCAACGCCTCCTACAATGCCTTGGACGTTCATCAGGAAAAACGAGCATCAAAACCAGCAATTCTGTGGGAAGGGGAAAATGGCGAGTCAAGAACATTGACCTATCGTGATTTGTGGGTTCAGGTCCAAAAACTTGCAAATGCTCTAAAATCACTAGGCGTAGAAAAAGAAGACCGTGTCACAATTTATCTTCCAATGGTGCCAGAGCTTCCAATTGCAATGCTTGCATGTTCTAGAATTGGGGCAACTCATACAGTAGTGTTTTCTGGATTTAGTGCATCATCAATTAGAGACAGAATAGATGACTCTAAATCAAAAATTGTGATCACTGCTGATGGTGGTTATCGAAGGGGCAATATTGTAAAACTAAAAGATGTTGTTGATGAAGCAATAAAAGATTTTGATTTTGTAAAAAATGTTATTGTTTTAGAAAGGACAAAAAACCAAATCACAATTAATCAAAAAGATAAACTTTGGAAAGATTTGATGAATAATGCATCGGAAAACTGCGAGGCAGAACCTCTTGACAGCTTACATCCTCTTTACATCCTTTATACTTCTGGTACTACTGGAAAACCAAAAGGTGTATTACATGGCACTGGTGGGTATCTTACACATCTACATTCTACTTTCAAATGGGCATTTGACATCAAAGACTCTGATGTGTTCTTCTGTACTGCTGATATTGGATGGGTTACGGGACACAGCTATGTTGTGTATGCCCCGCTTTTGCATGGCGCAACAGAAGTTATGTACGAAGGTGCTCCTGATTTCCCTGATGCATCTAGAATGTGGGATGTGATCCAAAAATACAAAGTTTCTATATTTTACACAACACCTACTGCACTGAGAATGTTTATGAAATTTGGTGATGATATTCCAAATTCATTTGATCTATCCTCAATTAGATTACTTGGAACAGTTGGTGAGCCGATAAATCCTGAGGTTTGGAAATGGTATTACCGTGTAATTGGAAAAGAAAAATGTCCGATTATTGATACATGGTGGCAAACAGAAACAGGTGGAATGATGATTTCTCCTCTTCCTGGCCTAGAAACAATTCCACTAAAACCCGGTTCAGGCACAAACCCTGTTCCTGGAGTGTTCATATCTGTAGTTGATGAAAAAGGGGATGATGTTCCTGCAAACACCAAAGGATATCTTGTAATCAAAAAACCGTGGCCTGGAATGCTTTTGACATTGTGGGGCGATGATGAAAAATACAAAAATGTTTACTGGTCAAAATACAAAAACTGTTACTATCCTGGTGACTATGCAATTAAAGATGAAGATGGTTATTTTTGGCTACTTGGTCGTGCCGATGATGTGCTAAAGGTTGCAGGACATCGAATTGGTACCGCTGAGCTTGAAAGTTGTATTGTATCTCATGAAGATGTTGCTGAATCGGCAGTATGTGGCATTCCAGATGAGGTCAAGGGTGAGGTTATTATTTCGTTTGTTGTCTTAAAAGAAAATTGCTCTAAACCTTCTACTGAATTAAAAAAAGAATTAATTGCAAAAATCAGAAATGATATTGGTGCAATTGCAACTCCTAAGGAAATTTATTTTGTTTCAAAACTTCCTAAAACTCGTAGTGGTAAAATAATGCGCAGGCTGCTCAAAGCAATTGCAAGCAATGACAAAATTGGTGATGTCAGCACTCTTGAAGATGGCGCAGCAGTAACCGAAGTTCAAAATGCTTTTGAAGAGTTACAAAAATCTATGAAAAAATGA
- a CDS encoding PAS domain-containing protein, whose amino-acid sequence MQQTEARKILKDAPIMWRRVNSIGVILDCNSTYAAKIGYAKSEILGRPVFEHVPKESWEAMNESLKTWFETGKVSERKIKFKKQNGDEFPGLLQATSLYDKKGELIGSNTVIFDINDLTDQKIEELEKYFKDAKKRLDEIKKTEYDKLDENSKSEYDGLKKMFDMLIDTDLKELRNE is encoded by the coding sequence GTGCAGCAAACAGAAGCAAGAAAAATTCTAAAAGATGCCCCAATCATGTGGAGAAGGGTAAATTCTATCGGCGTAATTTTAGATTGTAATTCAACATATGCTGCAAAAATAGGATATGCAAAATCGGAGATTCTGGGCAGACCAGTATTCGAACACGTTCCAAAAGAATCATGGGAGGCCATGAATGAGTCTCTAAAAACATGGTTTGAGACAGGAAAGGTATCTGAAAGAAAGATTAAGTTCAAAAAACAAAACGGGGATGAATTTCCTGGACTGTTGCAGGCAACAAGCTTGTATGACAAGAAAGGGGAGTTGATTGGAAGTAACACTGTGATTTTTGACATCAATGATTTGACAGACCAAAAAATCGAAGAGTTGGAAAAGTATTTCAAAGATGCCAAAAAGCGATTAGATGAGATTAAAAAAACAGAGTACGACAAACTCGATGAAAATTCAAAATCAGAGTATGACGGGTTAAAGAAGATGTTCGATATGCTAATAGACACAGATCTTAAAGAATTACGAAATGAATAG
- a CDS encoding CdvA-like protein, with the protein MTHDDIDIIGKNVKDMYGTFMGKVVGTITDIDGSIQSVGIDCGSQGLQQIQYEQLVVQGDVVIFIPRWRLDSQRLLREKQLTLRRLKALIDIVSENDDMKVDAEIIHEKYKSKLVSLDETEREIKAKLEARLTELDEQMKSAKMLLFDAKVQYKSNEISDATFETVKSCTTEVIEHVTHETAEISNVQRRISDLDMEVQSTIAPPQKHLQESAVSYLDNSEQVVQTSLPEAPTEPVPESSETPLEVEAQSKIPEPPTETEALPTIPEPPQQVTADTSDDNNDNDWLARMEAQ; encoded by the coding sequence ATGACCCACGACGATATCGATATTATCGGTAAGAACGTCAAAGACATGTACGGTACATTCATGGGTAAAGTCGTTGGAACAATAACTGACATCGATGGAAGCATCCAATCAGTAGGCATTGACTGCGGTTCTCAAGGATTACAGCAAATCCAGTATGAGCAACTAGTAGTTCAAGGCGATGTTGTTATTTTTATTCCAAGATGGAGACTAGACTCACAAAGACTTCTACGTGAAAAACAACTAACTCTACGTCGTCTAAAGGCTCTGATTGATATTGTTTCTGAAAACGATGACATGAAAGTAGATGCAGAAATAATTCATGAAAAATACAAGTCCAAACTTGTATCGTTAGATGAGACAGAACGTGAAATCAAAGCCAAACTTGAGGCAAGATTGACCGAGTTAGATGAACAAATGAAGTCTGCAAAGATGTTACTATTTGATGCAAAAGTACAATACAAGAGTAATGAAATCTCCGATGCAACATTTGAGACCGTGAAATCATGCACAACTGAAGTAATTGAGCATGTTACTCACGAAACTGCAGAAATCTCAAACGTACAAAGAAGAATTTCAGATCTTGATATGGAAGTTCAGAGTACTATTGCCCCTCCACAAAAACATCTACAGGAATCAGCCGTTTCATATCTGGACAATTCTGAACAAGTAGTTCAGACCAGCCTTCCAGAGGCACCAACAGAACCAGTACCAGAATCTTCAGAAACCCCTCTTGAGGTTGAGGCTCAATCCAAAATACCAGAACCTCCAACTGAAACTGAAGCACTACCAACAATTCCAGAACCACCCCAACAGGTGACAGCAGACACATCAGATGACAACAACGATAACGACTGGCTTGCTAGAATGGAAGCACAATAA